The DNA sequence GTTCTTTCAGTAACTTTCATGTCTTTTTCAGTGTAAATTTTATTTAAAGCTTGAATTTTCACTTCAATCGAGCCTAACCCTAACCAAAGGCATTCAATACAAATTTGAGTAGCGCCCTTCCTAACTTTAAAGTTAAAAGTTATTGGTGCTAAATAAGTTTCTTGAAGCAAGATTTCACCTCCAATAAAGTTTAAGTTAAACTATAGAAAATAAACTTTTTTAAGTTGTGAAATGCATTTTTAGCTAAAGAGCTTTTTAATTACCTTAAATTTAAAGTAAGTTTTTATAAGAACAGTTAAAAAAGACTAAAAGGAAACAAATTACATAAAATAAATAACTACACTAATTTTTATTAGGTGAATAAAATTTGCCTCAAGAAACAGTTTGTTCAAGTTGTGGCACAATTTTATACAGGGGGTTAGATCCTGAATCCCCGATTGAGACAGTTAAAAGATATAATGGAGTATGTCCAAATTGCGGGAAAAAACTTAATGTAGAACCTGAAGAAGTTGAACTTCAAGCTTCAAAAAAGATTAAGCAAATTATAAAGTTAAAGAGTTGAATTCTAAAACTGACTCTAAAATGTTTATTCATTATTTCTTCTTAAGATTTTTGTTAATAAAGTGATGTTAGTTATTTCTTTTTCTCTTCAATTCTTTGGGTAATTTCTTTAGCAATTTCTTCTACATTTTTTCCTTTAGTATTTATTCCTAATTTTTCAGCAGCCTCTAGAATAGCATCTTTCTCGATTTTCTCAGAGTCTACTCCTTCAACAGCTTTTTTATACTGCCTTATTGAATCCCCAATAGATCTTGCAAGTTCAGGAAGTTTTTTTCCTCCAAATAGAATTAAAACTATAGCTAGAATTAAAGCTATTTCCCATGGACCTATAAAAGCCAAAATTTAAAACCTCCTTATAATTAAAACTAGAGTTTCTCTTACTTAAATCTTTTTTCATAAAAATATAATTATTAAAATTTAAGTTTAATTGAGATAGTTCTTTCAAGCTGAGATTAAAGTAACAGTTTTTGTTATTCCAGAGATTTTTCTAATTAATGTTACAGTTTCGCTTAAAATTGAAAAATCGTTAAGTTCAATCCTAATTATTACATCGTATTCACCATAAACAACTTTTGCTTCAGTAATACCGGGAAATTTTTTAGCTTCTTTAACAACTTCCCTTTCTTTTCCAGCTTGAGTATTTATAAGCATATAAACAACCGTTGATTTTTCTTTCAAAAATTATTCAACCTCTAATTTAATTTATTTTTCTCAACAATATTTTATGTTTTATCATTAGTTTAGAAAGATGGAAAAGCTATAAAACATAAAATTAACATTGCTAAAGAAACCGCGTAAAGAATTTTTCTGGAGTTGCTTAATGGTGAGATATCATCTAAAGGTTCAGCACTCATTACTCCACGTCCACTTCCAAACATCCACAATAAAAGAAATAAAGCAAAAAACCAATAGCCAGAAAAAATTAATATAAACAATCCAATTGCAGAAGCGATTTTATGCCCTGAAGCACCAAATATAGATCGAGCTACATGTCCTCCATCAAGCTGCCATATTGGAAGAGTATTTAAGAAAGTTAATAAAGCACCAACCCAAGCAGCAAATTGTATTTGAGTTAAAACAAGCCTAAAACCTTGAGGAATTTCACGAATAAATGGTAAAAGAACTTCAAATAGTAAAGGAGACTTTGGCCAATCCATTCTTTGCACTAGTTTCTGCTGCTCCCAAATAACCACTTCATTCTCGGGTACAAGAAAACCAAGTTGAAAACTTAATATAGATATAAGAATTGTAGCTATAAAACCTGAAAGAGGCCCTGCAAACCCTATATCGAAAAGTTCATCTTTATTTGTTGGTGGAGATTTCAATGAAACTATTGCCCCAAAAGTTCCGAACGGGGGAGGCCCAGGAATAAAATATGGAAGAGAAAATTCCAAACCATGAATTTTACATGCAATAATATGTCCTGATTCATGTAACCCAATTATAGCGAAAAGTGAAATAGTGAATAA is a window from the Candidatus Bathyarchaeota archaeon genome containing:
- a CDS encoding Lrp/AsnC ligand binding domain-containing protein, yielding MKEKSTVVYMLINTQAGKEREVVKEAKKFPGITEAKVVYGEYDVIIRIELNDFSILSETVTLIRKISGITKTVTLISA
- the tatA gene encoding twin-arginine translocase TatA/TatE family subunit yields the protein MGPWEIALILAIVLILFGGKKLPELARSIGDSIRQYKKAVEGVDSEKIEKDAILEAAEKLGINTKGKNVEEIAKEITQRIEEKKK
- a CDS encoding site-2 protease family protein, producing MNFNQSGASFHLSFYELKALMSSRFNVLDAYIDDRGIPNFVISPEVTKENFKKASKELLKLNLIPLLRKENDRYVIKVFLKSLERKRKSSFLNLILLTATLGTIFLAGYLSFINTPVLRDILMKGENAFFQAALFTISLFAIIGLHESGHIIACKIHGLEFSLPYFIPGPPPFGTFGAIVSLKSPPTNKDELFDIGFAGPLSGFIATILISILSFQLGFLVPENEVVIWEQQKLVQRMDWPKSPLLFEVLLPFIREIPQGFRLVLTQIQFAAWVGALLTFLNTLPIWQLDGGHVARSIFGASGHKIASAIGLFILIFSGYWFFALFLLLWMFGSGRGVMSAEPLDDISPLSNSRKILYAVSLAMLILCFIAFPSF